Proteins from a single region of Tautonia marina:
- a CDS encoding HEAT repeat domain-containing protein, translating into MRRSVCVSLAVALLGMILPIGRSLAQEPAQALPEVPEGWSIELIAEAPAILYPTAIVTAPDGTVYLGQDPMDMPGPPTEPIDSVVAIRPDGSISTFADGLWAVMGLEWIDDTLYVVHAPFLSAFKDTNGDGKADERVDLVTGLGPDRPGFSGLNDHVPGGMELGMDGFLYVAVGDKGIPKAVGSDGSTIQLKGGGVVRVRPDGSDLEVVSTGERNPLSAMLTTHDEIFTYGNDDDSKKWPNSLTHHIVGGHYGYPYEFLLRPERALPIVGGQLGGSGTQGIVVKGGGLPEEIQGNLLVCDWGLQSVFRIEVVPSGGTFRLTRREPFITAGPVSDFRPFSIREAADGRSLYVVDWGIGNWLLPDAETGRLYRVTPAEPSAETVAAPETLDLDALDHPNHAVRLRAQRTLASQGAEAVASLANRLGIEGQGTQGRLHAIWALDAIGSPDAAAAICEAMGAENPVVRSQAARRAGIRKDRDAKPMLEGLLDDPDAVVRREAAIALGKLGDPSAGPALMARLGEDDPFVSWAIRRAIRELGAWDVEAILTALRDPERREAAIRLTDEAYAVPVAEALGKALTEVTDAPARAAIVTNLSEILLKVPEWDGAWFGTNPLAGTIPQKTAAWDRDGMRLAAMGLIRALDDPDATVRGRAIVGLRKVGPSAVPYLRARLGRESDGENLRALALILGDLADRESVPMLARIVVDPLAPSPAREAAVDALGHLQGPEALRALFTVTFDPKAPADLVARALPKLSRSGALPPNDLASFLDHEDASVRIAAIGALAAVEGLPDHLTDRVVGRLDDPDPTATVAAVAAVAALGARPAVPKLVAMFDAQQIDPTLRSTLVRALSVMPEPEALPVFLDAIGDRDPDLRRSAEAALLVIRDRVRPRLEEHARSVDRTSPAAAALERVLTTFQPVVDWQVIGPFARTTARVFLGSTEIDFSETHSGVEGRTIAWHPRQGDAQTGRVVIDDLKGGQGDVGGFGYDATGSPDLAAFATAEIRSDEEREALLLFGSSGSMIVELNGEPILEVSEYAGRPYEPDSDRVRVRLKKGSNRLVMRVRQGIGTWAFGVQVSDPGQALLAQSEAGSGVEALRAFAMEHDGDAERGEALFFAGDGIGCVKCHAAGGKGDSDLGPDLTGLAAKYDRAEVIRSILEPSNRIATGYQPVLVATDDGRVLAGLVREESASELVLADAEAQIVRVVKDQIEERRLGQVSIMPEGLVDSLSPQEFADLVAYLMSLKAPTPARVE; encoded by the coding sequence ATGCGCCGATCGGTCTGTGTTTCGCTTGCGGTTGCGTTGCTGGGAATGATCCTGCCGATCGGGCGATCGCTCGCCCAGGAACCTGCCCAAGCCTTGCCGGAAGTGCCGGAGGGCTGGTCGATCGAGCTGATCGCCGAGGCGCCGGCGATTCTGTACCCGACGGCGATCGTGACCGCTCCGGACGGCACGGTTTACCTTGGGCAAGACCCGATGGACATGCCCGGCCCGCCAACCGAGCCGATCGACTCGGTCGTCGCCATCCGTCCCGACGGCTCGATCAGCACCTTTGCCGACGGCTTGTGGGCGGTGATGGGCCTGGAATGGATCGACGACACGCTTTACGTCGTCCATGCCCCCTTTCTGTCGGCCTTCAAGGATACGAATGGCGACGGCAAGGCGGACGAACGGGTGGATCTCGTCACCGGCCTCGGCCCCGATCGTCCCGGCTTCAGCGGCCTGAACGACCACGTTCCCGGCGGGATGGAGCTGGGGATGGACGGCTTTCTCTATGTTGCCGTGGGAGACAAGGGGATTCCGAAGGCGGTCGGATCGGACGGCTCGACGATCCAGCTCAAAGGGGGGGGCGTGGTGCGGGTCCGTCCCGACGGGAGCGATCTCGAAGTCGTTTCGACCGGCGAGCGAAACCCGCTCTCGGCAATGTTGACGACGCATGACGAGATCTTCACCTACGGCAACGACGACGACAGCAAGAAGTGGCCGAACAGCCTGACGCATCACATCGTCGGCGGTCATTACGGGTATCCGTACGAGTTCTTGCTCAGGCCCGAGCGTGCCCTGCCGATTGTCGGGGGGCAACTGGGCGGATCGGGAACGCAGGGCATCGTGGTCAAGGGGGGCGGGTTACCGGAGGAGATTCAAGGGAACCTGCTGGTCTGCGACTGGGGGTTGCAAAGCGTCTTCCGGATCGAGGTGGTTCCGAGCGGCGGAACCTTTCGCCTGACGCGCCGAGAACCGTTCATCACGGCGGGACCGGTGTCCGATTTTCGGCCCTTCTCGATCCGAGAAGCGGCCGATGGCCGCTCGCTCTACGTGGTCGACTGGGGGATCGGCAACTGGCTGCTGCCGGATGCCGAGACGGGGCGTTTGTACCGCGTGACTCCGGCCGAGCCTTCTGCCGAGACAGTCGCGGCACCGGAAACGCTGGACCTCGACGCGCTCGATCATCCGAATCACGCCGTCCGCCTCCGGGCTCAGCGCACCCTGGCAAGCCAAGGAGCGGAAGCGGTCGCCTCGCTGGCCAATCGCCTGGGAATCGAAGGGCAAGGAACGCAGGGGCGATTGCATGCGATCTGGGCGCTCGATGCGATCGGATCACCCGACGCGGCGGCGGCGATCTGCGAGGCGATGGGAGCCGAGAACCCGGTGGTGCGCTCTCAGGCGGCCAGGCGGGCCGGGATTCGCAAGGATCGAGACGCGAAGCCCATGCTCGAAGGATTGCTCGACGATCCGGACGCGGTCGTTCGGCGCGAGGCGGCGATCGCCCTGGGTAAGCTGGGCGATCCGTCGGCCGGCCCGGCCTTGATGGCGAGGCTCGGCGAGGACGATCCGTTCGTCTCGTGGGCCATTCGCCGGGCGATTCGGGAGCTTGGGGCCTGGGACGTTGAGGCGATTTTGACGGCTCTGCGCGATCCGGAACGTCGGGAGGCGGCGATCCGGCTGACGGACGAGGCCTACGCGGTTCCCGTGGCCGAAGCGCTGGGGAAGGCGCTGACGGAAGTGACCGATGCGCCGGCCAGAGCGGCGATCGTGACCAATCTCTCGGAGATCCTCCTCAAAGTTCCCGAATGGGATGGCGCTTGGTTCGGGACCAATCCGCTCGCCGGAACGATCCCGCAAAAGACAGCGGCGTGGGATCGAGACGGGATGCGGCTGGCGGCGATGGGCCTGATCCGGGCGCTGGACGATCCGGACGCAACGGTTCGAGGACGGGCGATCGTCGGTTTGCGTAAGGTTGGCCCGTCGGCCGTGCCGTATCTGAGGGCGAGGCTCGGCAGGGAATCGGACGGGGAGAACCTGCGAGCGTTGGCGTTGATTCTGGGAGACCTGGCCGATCGGGAATCGGTGCCGATGCTGGCGAGGATCGTGGTCGATCCCCTCGCTCCGTCGCCGGCACGTGAGGCGGCGGTCGATGCACTGGGGCATTTGCAGGGTCCGGAGGCGTTGCGGGCGCTGTTCACGGTGACCTTTGATCCGAAGGCCCCGGCCGATCTCGTCGCCAGAGCTCTGCCGAAACTGAGCCGCTCGGGAGCCTTGCCGCCGAACGACCTGGCGAGCTTCCTCGACCATGAGGACGCGTCGGTTCGGATCGCGGCGATCGGGGCCCTGGCGGCGGTCGAAGGGTTGCCGGATCATCTGACCGATCGCGTTGTCGGTCGCCTCGACGATCCGGACCCGACGGCCACCGTGGCGGCGGTGGCCGCGGTGGCGGCGCTCGGAGCTCGCCCGGCGGTGCCGAAGCTGGTGGCAATGTTTGATGCGCAGCAGATCGATCCGACGCTCCGATCGACGCTTGTCCGAGCCCTTTCGGTCATGCCCGAGCCCGAGGCGTTGCCGGTCTTTCTCGATGCGATCGGTGACCGCGACCCCGACCTGAGGCGATCGGCCGAGGCGGCCTTGCTGGTGATCCGGGATCGGGTCCGCCCGCGACTGGAGGAGCATGCTCGCTCGGTGGACCGGACCAGCCCGGCCGCGGCGGCCCTGGAACGGGTGTTGACGACCTTCCAGCCGGTGGTTGACTGGCAGGTGATCGGGCCATTTGCCCGAACGACGGCTCGGGTGTTCCTGGGATCGACCGAGATCGACTTCTCGGAAACGCATTCCGGGGTCGAGGGGCGGACGATCGCCTGGCACCCGAGACAGGGGGACGCGCAGACCGGCCGGGTGGTGATCGACGACCTGAAGGGGGGGCAAGGGGATGTCGGCGGCTTCGGCTACGACGCGACGGGATCCCCCGACCTGGCCGCCTTTGCCACGGCCGAGATCCGATCTGACGAGGAACGCGAGGCGCTTCTGTTGTTCGGCTCCAGCGGCTCGATGATCGTCGAGCTGAACGGGGAGCCGATTCTGGAGGTCAGCGAGTACGCAGGCCGTCCCTATGAGCCCGACAGCGACCGGGTGCGGGTGAGGCTCAAGAAGGGGTCGAACCGCCTGGTCATGCGGGTTCGGCAGGGGATCGGCACCTGGGCCTTTGGCGTTCAGGTGTCCGACCCCGGTCAGGCGTTGCTGGCGCAGTCAGAGGCTGGATCGGGTGTCGAGGCCCTGCGAGCGTTCGCGATGGAGCACGACGGCGACGCCGAGCGGGGGGAAGCCTTGTTCTTCGCCGGCGACGGCATCGGCTGTGTGAAATGCCACGCCGCCGGCGGGAAAGGAGACTCGGACCTCGGGCCGGACCTGACGGGCCTGGCGGCGAAATATGATCGGGCGGAGGTTATCCGGTCGATTCTGGAGCCGTCGAACCGGATCGCCACGGGGTATCAGCCGGTGCTGGTGGCCACCGACGACGGCAGGGTGCTGGCGGGGCTGGTCCGGGAGGAGTCGGCGAGCGAGCTGGTGCTGGCCGATGCCGAGGCCCAGATCGTTCGAGTGGTGAAGGATCAGATCGAGGAGCGACGGCTTGGGCAGGTGTCGATCATGCCCGAGGGGCTGGTCGATTCCCTCTCCCCGCAGGAGTTTGCGGATCTGGTCGCGTACCTGATGAGTCTGAAGGCTCCGACACCGGCGCGGGTGGAATGA
- a CDS encoding ArnT family glycosyltransferase: protein MANARTTRFRAPRRWGTALLIALVAAVGVITSTSLNEPPRFDGAGYAMLGRSILGGHGYRDIDHPDTPPHGHFPPGYPVLLSATWAVTGRSIAVAHLVSIACTVGAVVVSWAWFRRIYPARVALLLGFALAMNWTWHRAGGSIRSEPPYLLLQQLVFLATLAASRGGAGGGLRLGLLLGGLSLTRHVGAAVNAAVALELAIRRRWTALASALAVAALIVLPWAWWLVRTPRPTQLDLLPGRSMPEVIAGNAWFYVLRIPDSLSAPVIEVGTVFVPRAAPIASAVAIVAAFVLLMGLAQTLRADRRRLAGLVVVCNLGLLLVWPFTEAGRFLIPLVPPMLVVATEGIAAIVRRIGLKRPIPSSRVLAAWLLLAAATPYSLYAALSGRAEAERRAQGVVDPAFHWIARFGDRPGPLMTAYPAEAFWFTDRPGLVPPADPAAIADQIDQDRVAYLIVTEARFARATDDPLSRFVADHPDRVILRWSSDEGTIRVFEVIPPAPVSEPSDSSGTRPDPQTPAGRGNRPAPRA, encoded by the coding sequence ATGGCGAACGCCAGGACGACGCGGTTTCGAGCCCCACGCCGATGGGGGACCGCCTTGCTGATCGCCCTTGTCGCGGCGGTGGGGGTGATCACCAGCACGAGCCTCAACGAACCCCCTCGATTCGACGGCGCGGGCTATGCCATGCTTGGCCGGTCGATTCTCGGGGGCCACGGCTACCGCGACATCGACCACCCCGACACCCCTCCTCACGGGCACTTCCCCCCCGGTTACCCCGTCTTGCTCTCCGCGACCTGGGCCGTGACCGGACGCTCGATCGCCGTGGCTCACCTGGTTTCGATCGCCTGTACGGTTGGAGCCGTGGTTGTCTCCTGGGCCTGGTTCCGCCGAATCTATCCGGCTCGGGTCGCCTTGCTTCTTGGTTTTGCCCTGGCGATGAACTGGACCTGGCACCGCGCCGGCGGTTCGATTCGATCGGAACCCCCGTATCTCCTGCTTCAGCAGCTTGTCTTCCTGGCGACCCTGGCAGCCTCCCGAGGCGGGGCAGGGGGGGGGCTCCGCCTCGGCCTCCTCCTGGGAGGGCTGAGTCTGACCCGCCACGTCGGCGCCGCCGTGAACGCGGCCGTCGCACTCGAACTGGCGATCCGACGCCGATGGACCGCGCTGGCGTCGGCCCTCGCCGTGGCGGCCCTGATCGTTCTTCCCTGGGCCTGGTGGCTTGTCCGCACCCCGAGGCCGACCCAGCTCGACCTCTTGCCGGGACGCTCGATGCCCGAGGTCATCGCCGGGAACGCCTGGTTCTACGTCCTTCGCATCCCCGACTCCCTCAGCGCTCCCGTGATCGAGGTCGGCACGGTCTTCGTCCCCCGAGCGGCACCGATCGCCTCGGCCGTCGCCATCGTAGCGGCATTCGTCTTGCTGATGGGCCTGGCTCAGACCCTTCGGGCGGATCGGCGACGGCTCGCCGGGCTGGTTGTCGTCTGCAATCTCGGTCTGTTACTCGTCTGGCCGTTCACCGAAGCCGGGCGATTCCTCATCCCACTCGTGCCGCCGATGCTCGTGGTCGCCACCGAAGGCATCGCGGCAATCGTCCGCCGGATCGGTCTGAAACGTCCGATTCCTTCCTCTCGAGTACTCGCCGCCTGGCTTCTTCTGGCGGCGGCGACTCCCTACAGCCTTTACGCAGCGCTTTCCGGGCGAGCCGAGGCCGAACGGCGGGCTCAAGGCGTGGTTGATCCCGCCTTCCACTGGATTGCCCGGTTCGGTGATCGCCCCGGCCCCCTCATGACCGCCTACCCGGCCGAGGCCTTCTGGTTCACCGACCGCCCCGGCCTGGTCCCCCCGGCCGATCCCGCCGCGATCGCCGACCAGATCGACCAAGATCGGGTCGCCTACCTCATCGTCACCGAGGCGCGCTTTGCCCGGGCGACCGATGACCCGCTCTCCCGGTTCGTCGCCGACCATCCCGATCGGGTGATCCTGCGATGGAGCAGCGACGAGGGGACCATCCGGGTCTTCGAGGTCATTCCACCCGCGCCGGTGTCGGAGCCTTCAGACTCATCAGGTACGCGACCAGATCCGCAAACTCCTGCGGGGAGAGGGAATCGACCAGCCCCTCGGGCATGA
- the msrA gene encoding peptide-methionine (S)-S-oxide reductase MsrA, which yields MILALVSATLLVVGGESSAPVQEPTPRGIAAQAQRSQSDRPAADRSQEKPAVETPQEPDPETAPPVSSEPKLATFGNGCFWCTEAVFELVKGVQDVVSGYSGGQIPFPSYDAVCTGRTGHAEVVQVTYDPSVISYPELLEIFWRTHDPTTMNRQGPDIGTQYRSIILWHDDEQREIAEGLKAKLNENKVFKRPVVTQVVPYQVFYPAEPYHQDYFRKHPNAGYCQMMIIPKLKKFSQTFRDKMR from the coding sequence ATGATCCTCGCACTTGTCTCCGCCACGCTTCTGGTGGTGGGAGGGGAGAGTTCCGCTCCGGTGCAGGAACCCACCCCTCGCGGTATCGCGGCCCAGGCCCAGCGATCGCAGAGCGACCGCCCCGCAGCAGATCGATCTCAGGAGAAACCGGCCGTGGAGACGCCGCAAGAACCCGACCCTGAGACTGCCCCTCCCGTCTCGTCGGAACCGAAGCTGGCGACCTTCGGCAATGGCTGCTTCTGGTGCACCGAAGCGGTCTTCGAACTGGTCAAGGGGGTTCAGGACGTGGTTTCGGGATATTCGGGGGGACAGATCCCCTTCCCCTCGTACGACGCGGTTTGCACCGGCAGGACCGGGCACGCCGAAGTGGTGCAGGTGACCTACGATCCGTCGGTCATCAGCTATCCTGAGCTGCTGGAGATCTTCTGGCGGACCCACGACCCGACCACCATGAACCGCCAGGGTCCGGACATCGGCACGCAATACCGATCGATCATTCTCTGGCACGACGACGAGCAACGGGAAATCGCCGAGGGGTTGAAGGCCAAGCTGAACGAGAACAAGGTGTTCAAGCGGCCGGTCGTCACCCAGGTGGTTCCGTACCAGGTCTTCTACCCGGCCGAGCCGTACCATCAGGATTATTTCCGCAAGCATCCGAACGCCGGCTACTGCCAGATGATGATCATTCCGAAGCTCAAGAAATTCTCTCAGACGTTTCGCGACAAGATGCGATGA